The following are encoded together in the Pedobacter steynii genome:
- the vgrG gene encoding type VI secretion system tip protein VgrG, giving the protein MEELIIPNPSKHDVSSFNILLDGTAMDASYEVLSISIEKEINRIPTARILLKDGDAALADFEISNKEDFVPGKEIIIKIGFDGNNTQAFKGIITKHTIKVKENGNTQLLIECRDLALRMTIGRHSRYFLNVKDSEVFDRLIGDYNGLTGDITSTTLQHKELVQHHLSNWDFMLLRAEANGMLVNVDDGTVKVSQPDTTAAPVLQVSYGSSIIEFEAEMDARTQWANVEAVSWDYKTQNLFKADVSEARSFTQHGNVSGADLAAAVNLNKFELNHSGHLMEQELQNWADGTILRSRLAKIRGRARVTGFSGIKPGNMLKLNGVGDRFNGNAYVTAVKQDMGDGSWYTHIQFGLDPERYSAVHPDINDFSAAGLIGGIKGLQIAKVLQLENDPEGEDRILVKIPVIDNTSNGTWVRIACLDAGSSRGSFFRPEIDDEVIVGFINDDPRHAVMLGMLNSSAKKAPLPGKDVNHEKGFFTRSNMRIHFNDDTKTITIDTPAGNSIQLDEQGSKIEIKDQNSNKVTMNSSGVSMESPNNVEIKAGLNLTLSAGASLSIGAASISLKADTSLGLEGAAVKLASSGITEISGSLVKIN; this is encoded by the coding sequence ATGGAAGAACTGATCATACCCAATCCCTCCAAGCACGATGTATCCAGTTTTAATATATTACTGGACGGTACTGCTATGGATGCTTCGTATGAGGTGCTGAGCATTTCCATCGAAAAGGAAATCAACCGGATTCCGACCGCCAGAATTTTACTGAAAGATGGAGATGCGGCGCTGGCCGATTTTGAAATCAGCAATAAAGAAGATTTTGTGCCTGGAAAAGAGATTATTATAAAAATAGGTTTTGATGGCAACAATACCCAGGCCTTTAAAGGGATCATCACCAAACATACCATCAAGGTAAAAGAGAATGGAAATACCCAGCTTCTGATAGAATGCAGGGATCTTGCACTACGGATGACAATTGGTCGCCATAGCCGCTATTTCCTGAATGTAAAAGACAGCGAGGTTTTTGATCGGCTGATCGGAGATTATAATGGCCTGACGGGAGACATTACCAGTACGACTTTACAACATAAAGAATTGGTACAACATCACCTGAGTAATTGGGACTTTATGTTACTCCGCGCGGAGGCAAACGGGATGTTGGTCAACGTGGACGATGGAACAGTCAAAGTTTCCCAGCCGGATACCACGGCGGCACCGGTTTTACAGGTGAGCTATGGATCGTCGATCATCGAGTTTGAAGCAGAGATGGATGCAAGAACACAATGGGCTAACGTAGAAGCTGTTTCCTGGGATTACAAGACACAAAATCTGTTTAAAGCGGATGTTTCGGAAGCAAGATCCTTTACCCAACATGGAAATGTTTCGGGAGCGGACCTTGCGGCAGCTGTAAATCTGAATAAATTTGAACTCAACCATAGCGGCCATCTGATGGAGCAGGAACTACAGAATTGGGCCGATGGTACAATTTTGCGCAGCCGGCTGGCAAAAATCAGGGGCAGGGCGAGGGTAACCGGCTTTTCGGGGATAAAACCCGGAAATATGTTAAAGCTCAACGGGGTTGGCGACAGGTTCAACGGAAATGCCTATGTGACCGCAGTAAAGCAGGACATGGGCGATGGTTCCTGGTATACCCACATTCAGTTTGGGCTCGATCCGGAACGCTATAGCGCTGTTCATCCGGACATCAATGATTTTTCTGCTGCGGGTTTAATCGGGGGCATCAAAGGATTACAGATTGCCAAAGTCCTGCAGCTGGAGAACGATCCGGAAGGAGAGGACCGGATTCTGGTGAAGATTCCGGTGATCGACAATACCTCTAATGGCACATGGGTAAGGATTGCCTGTCTGGATGCAGGATCGTCCCGGGGTTCCTTTTTCCGGCCGGAGATTGATGATGAAGTGATTGTTGGCTTTATCAATGATGATCCTCGTCATGCGGTGATGCTCGGAATGCTCAATAGCAGTGCAAAAAAAGCACCATTGCCTGGAAAGGATGTCAACCATGAGAAAGGCTTTTTTACCCGCAGCAATATGCGCATCCATTTTAATGACGACACCAAAACCATTACCATAGATACCCCTGCAGGAAACAGCATTCAGCTGGACGAACAGGGAAGTAAAATCGAAATTAAAGATCAGAACAGCAATAAAGTAACGATGAACAGCAGTGGGGTTTCTATGGAGAGCCCGAACAATGTGGAAATAAAAGCAGGACTGAACCTGACGCTTAGCGCAGGGGCCAGTTTGTCTATCGGGGCAGCTTCTATCTCCCTGAAAGCGGACACGAGCCTCGGACTGGAGGGGGCAGCAGTAAAGCTTGCCTCGTCGGGAATTACAGAAATCAGCGGTTCATTGGTTAAAATAAACTAA
- a CDS encoding PAAR domain-containing protein has product MPSAARISDMHVCPMVTGVVPHVGGPVSGPCVPTVLIGSMPAAVVGDLLICTGPPDSIVKGSATVLIGGRPAARQGDLTAHGGVIVAGLPTVQIGG; this is encoded by the coding sequence ATGCCTTCAGCAGCAAGAATCAGCGATATGCACGTTTGTCCGATGGTAACGGGGGTAGTACCACATGTAGGTGGCCCGGTCTCGGGACCTTGTGTGCCAACGGTTTTGATCGGAAGTATGCCGGCAGCTGTCGTTGGCGATCTGCTCATTTGCACCGGCCCGCCTGATTCCATTGTGAAAGGATCGGCAACGGTGCTGATTGGAGGCAGACCTGCAGCAAGGCAGGGAGATCTGACGGCACATGGTGGTGTAATTGTAGCGGGATTACCAACTGTACAAATTGGAGGTTAA
- a CDS encoding phage tail protein has product MADQTYQAVNFHFAVNFTLQGAKSVDIKFQSVTGLDATIDTETVKEGGENRFEHVIPTRRKYGPLILKRGLLAPGTSGVTDWLKKAFDDQIYETLETVVISLLDEQHQSLMHWKINNVWPRSWKIAELNGTRGDVLIETLELNYNRLIFQKS; this is encoded by the coding sequence ATGGCCGATCAAACTTATCAAGCCGTCAACTTTCATTTTGCGGTGAATTTTACACTGCAGGGGGCGAAGTCTGTCGACATCAAATTTCAATCTGTAACGGGTTTAGATGCCACCATTGATACAGAAACGGTGAAAGAAGGCGGGGAAAACAGATTTGAACATGTGATCCCTACCCGGCGTAAGTATGGTCCGCTGATTTTAAAACGGGGATTGCTGGCTCCGGGAACTTCGGGCGTTACAGACTGGTTAAAAAAGGCTTTTGACGACCAGATTTACGAAACATTGGAAACTGTTGTGATCAGTTTGCTGGATGAACAGCATCAATCCTTAATGCATTGGAAAATTAACAATGTATGGCCCCGAAGCTGGAAAATCGCAGAGTTGAACGGAACGAGAGGGGATGTCCTGATCGAAACCCTGGAACTGAATTATAACCGTTTGATCTTTCAAAAATCATAA
- a CDS encoding phage tail sheath family protein, with translation MQDYKTPGVYIEEIPHLPPSIASVETAIPAFIGYTEKAQWKEKDDLKNKPWRIESLLQYEQFFGYPDPEKESLTVVFDTTAGKNEVNGKVDETKRSKFLMYYSLQLFFGNGGGACWITSVGNYTDTGGLIMAADLSDGLKQVAKINEVTLLVFPDSANLATLTDYYDIHTQAIQQCVDLQDRFTVLDVYHDEANLEEWELDIQALRDTLSGPTDFLKYAAVYFPKIYSGVDYNYKVVGDQSKDNDELVKITGIAGVTKLSELLATKNAQYFQAKSAITNIQMLLPVSVAMVGVYAQIDNARGVWKAPANINIANAIRPQYLITHSEQMGLNVDAQAGKSINVIRSFAGRGPAIIWGARTLAGNDNEWRYVPVRRFFSMVEESVKNATEQFVFEPNDRNTWVRVKSMIENYLTQQWKSGALMGASTKEAFFVHIGLGETMTELDLWEGRMIVEIGMAAVRPAEFIILRFMHKMLAES, from the coding sequence ATGCAAGATTATAAAACTCCGGGAGTTTATATCGAGGAAATTCCGCATCTCCCACCTTCTATTGCATCAGTAGAAACAGCTATTCCAGCATTTATCGGCTATACCGAAAAGGCGCAATGGAAAGAGAAAGACGACCTGAAAAACAAACCATGGCGCATCGAATCTCTGCTGCAATATGAACAGTTTTTTGGCTATCCTGATCCTGAAAAGGAAAGTCTGACCGTGGTGTTTGATACCACTGCCGGTAAAAATGAGGTGAACGGAAAAGTTGACGAAACCAAGAGGTCTAAATTCCTGATGTATTATTCCCTGCAGCTGTTTTTTGGGAATGGTGGTGGCGCCTGCTGGATTACTTCTGTAGGAAATTACACCGATACCGGAGGATTGATTATGGCGGCGGACTTATCCGACGGGCTGAAACAGGTGGCTAAAATTAATGAAGTTACCTTACTGGTGTTTCCTGACTCAGCGAACCTGGCAACCCTGACGGATTATTATGACATCCATACCCAGGCCATTCAGCAATGCGTGGATCTTCAGGATCGGTTTACCGTTTTAGATGTTTACCATGATGAAGCAAATCTGGAAGAGTGGGAGCTGGATATCCAGGCTTTGCGTGATACCTTGTCAGGGCCAACAGATTTTCTGAAGTATGCGGCAGTGTATTTTCCTAAAATATATTCTGGTGTGGATTATAATTATAAGGTGGTTGGAGATCAGTCTAAAGACAACGACGAACTGGTAAAAATAACAGGTATTGCAGGCGTAACAAAACTCTCTGAACTGCTGGCCACTAAAAACGCACAATACTTTCAGGCCAAAAGTGCCATAACGAATATCCAGATGTTATTGCCTGTTTCAGTGGCCATGGTAGGGGTGTATGCACAGATAGATAATGCTCGTGGCGTATGGAAAGCTCCCGCAAATATCAATATTGCCAATGCCATCCGGCCGCAATACCTCATCACACACAGCGAACAAATGGGCCTTAACGTAGATGCGCAGGCCGGAAAATCCATCAATGTGATCCGTTCTTTTGCCGGCCGCGGACCAGCCATCATCTGGGGCGCCAGAACATTGGCAGGAAACGACAATGAATGGCGTTATGTGCCGGTAAGACGTTTCTTCAGCATGGTGGAAGAGTCCGTGAAAAATGCAACGGAACAATTCGTCTTTGAGCCCAACGACCGCAATACCTGGGTAAGGGTGAAATCGATGATCGAAAACTACCTGACCCAGCAATGGAAATCGGGTGCCCTGATGGGTGCTTCGACTAAAGAAGCTTTTTTTGTGCACATCGGACTTGGCGAAACGATGACAGAACTCGATCTGTGGGAGGGAAGAATGATCGTCGAAATCGGTATGGCCGCTGTCCGTCCGGCAGAGTTTATTATCCTCAGGTTTATGCATAAAATGCTGGCTGAGTCTTAA
- a CDS encoding DUF5908 family protein yields the protein MPIEIRELVIKATVLQDLNSDSGQNNGVPPSEELIKVCVEKVLEIIKERNER from the coding sequence ATGCCGATTGAAATAAGAGAGCTGGTGATCAAAGCCACGGTATTGCAGGATCTCAATAGCGATTCGGGGCAAAATAATGGTGTTCCTCCTTCTGAGGAGCTGATAAAAGTATGTGTTGAAAAGGTACTGGAAATTATAAAAGAAAGAAATGAGCGCTGA
- a CDS encoding phage tail protein, whose protein sequence is MATDPKKNYPLPKFHFQLDWGGTRIGFTEVSGLDFETEVIEYREGSSPTYNKTKQPGLTKYPNVVLKRGTFLGDFEFFEQWKKTMMFQEGKEKFRRDVTIRLLDEEHQPIISWTLSAAWPSKVQSTNLKSDANEVAIETIELVHEGLSIVEAKK, encoded by the coding sequence ATGGCAACGGATCCTAAAAAGAATTATCCTCTTCCAAAATTTCACTTTCAATTGGATTGGGGAGGAACAAGAATCGGGTTTACAGAAGTAAGTGGACTTGATTTTGAAACCGAGGTAATAGAATATAGGGAAGGCAGCAGCCCGACTTACAATAAAACAAAACAACCAGGACTTACCAAATATCCGAATGTAGTCTTGAAAAGGGGAACCTTTCTTGGCGACTTCGAATTCTTCGAACAATGGAAGAAAACGATGATGTTTCAGGAAGGTAAGGAGAAGTTCAGGAGGGATGTGACCATCCGGCTGCTGGACGAAGAACATCAGCCGATCATTTCCTGGACGTTGTCTGCGGCATGGCCTTCAAAAGTGCAATCCACCAACCTGAAATCGGATGCCAATGAAGTGGCGATCGAAACAATAGAGCTGGTGCATGAGGGACTGTCCATTGTAGAGGCGAAAAAATAA
- a CDS encoding GPW/gp25 family protein — translation MDNSFKSFLGTGWSFPPEFNPESGAAEMVSGAEDIEQSLNILLSTSLGERVMQPQYGCDLNDYVFEALNSSMIGYLKDRVSNAILFYEPRIKAERIEVTASDSFDLIEGRFTISVEYSIPGTNSRFNYVYDYYKNEALKPI, via the coding sequence ATGGACAATTCTTTTAAATCATTTCTTGGAACCGGATGGTCTTTTCCTCCGGAGTTTAACCCGGAATCAGGAGCTGCGGAAATGGTCAGCGGAGCGGAAGATATTGAGCAGAGTTTAAATATCCTGCTTTCTACCTCGCTCGGGGAAAGAGTGATGCAACCACAATATGGATGTGACCTTAACGACTATGTGTTCGAGGCCTTAAACAGTTCGATGATCGGTTACCTCAAAGACCGGGTAAGCAATGCAATCCTGTTTTATGAGCCCCGGATTAAAGCGGAGAGAATAGAAGTGACGGCGAGTGATTCTTTTGACCTCATTGAAGGGCGCTTTACCATCAGTGTGGAATATTCCATACCGGGCACCAATTCGAGGTTCAATTATGTATATGATTATTATAAAAATGAAGCATTAAAGCCTATATAG